In the genome of bacterium, the window ATTGGTTATGTCCCAGCGGAAATAAATAAGCAAGATAATCAGTCTGTTGGAGTTATACCCATAGATTCTTTCTTTTCTCCGGTAAAGAAGGTTAAATATGAAATCGAGGACGTCCGGGTAGAACATGTGACTGATTATGAGCGTCTTATTATAGAAGTTTGGACTAATGGCAGTATGGTTCCTCGGGATGCCCTGGCCTACGCCGCTAAACATCTCAAAGATAATCTGGCTATTTTTATCAACTTTGAAGAGGGCGTAATAGAAGAACCGGAGACAGAAGAAGATAAAGAACGGGAGAGACTTAAGGCCATTTTGAGAATACCTGTCGAGGAATTGGAACTCTCTGTTCGTTCGGCTAATTGTCTAAGGAGCGATAATATTCGGACCCTGGGAGAGATGGCTATGAAAACAGAGCAAGATATGTTGAAGACCAGGAATTTTGGAAAAAAATCTTTATTGGAAATTAAGGAGAAATTGGCCGCTTATGGCCTTCATTTGGGTATGGAAGGTATTGAAGAATTAATGAAGGAAGATGAGGAAGAGAAGTAATGCGCCACTTAAAAAAAGGAAAGAAATTAGGACGAACTGTTTCCCACCGGAAGGCAATGCTTTCTAATTTAACCACCTCTCTCTTCAGACATGGCAGGATTACTACCACCGAAGCTAAGGCTAAGGAGCTGGTCAAAGTAGCCAGCCGGGTGATAACTACGGCTAAGGGGGAAGATCCTCTACATGCCAGACGTCAAGTCGTAAAGCTGATTAAGGATAAAGAAATAGTAAAGACTCTTTTTGACGATATTGCGCCCAGGTTTAAAGACAGGCCAGGGGGATATATTCGTGTTTTAAGAGCCGGCCAACGACAAGGAGATGCGGCCCAGTTAGCCATAGTTGAGTTGGTAGAAGAAGCCTATGAAGTTTAAGGCATTATTTCGTAAATACGCTCAACTCGCTTTCGACTACGTTCAGCCAACTTCCGCGCCTCGGCGTAAGATATGTATTTCTAACCTCTCCGCCAAACGCCGGGCTTCTGTGCTCCCGGGCGTTTACCTTCCGCCAGCTACCTAACAGTCAATGTATTTCTTTTTCATGCCGATTCTCCTTTCTAT includes:
- the rplQ gene encoding 50S ribosomal protein L17; amino-acid sequence: MRHLKKGKKLGRTVSHRKAMLSNLTTSLFRHGRITTTEAKAKELVKVASRVITTAKGEDPLHARRQVVKLIKDKEIVKTLFDDIAPRFKDRPGGYIRVLRAGQRQGDAAQLAIVELVEEAYEV
- a CDS encoding DNA-directed RNA polymerase subunit alpha gives rise to the protein MGAILSSKRGIKDIAKLKRVDYEEATLTNTYGRFFAGPFEKGLAITIGNSIRRMLLSSLTGAAVTSVKIAGALHEFSTLPGVVEDITDIILNLKGLVVKLHNSSGPKTMRLEVEREGEVTAADIDAPAQVEILNPDHHIATLNSEGTKLEMEIEVDTGIGYVPAEINKQDNQSVGVIPIDSFFSPVKKVKYEIEDVRVEHVTDYERLIIEVWTNGSMVPRDALAYAAKHLKDNLAIFINFEEGVIEEPETEEDKERERLKAILRIPVEELELSVRSANCLRSDNIRTLGEMAMKTEQDMLKTRNFGKKSLLEIKEKLAAYGLHLGMEGIEELMKEDEEEK